From Halanaeroarchaeum sulfurireducens, a single genomic window includes:
- a CDS encoding pyridoxal-phosphate-dependent aminotransferase family protein, producing the protein MLMTPGPTAVPDQVREAMATEQPNPDVDPAFADRYEAVTDKLSRVYGTDDDVIVMGGEGILGLEAAIASTIEPGDDVLVVANGLYGEGFANFVESYGGNPKVVAAPRGQPLDVEGVTEALGTSDFKAATMVHCDTPTGNHNDIEPILDRLADREILSIVDAVSSLGGTPVPTGKIDIALGASQKAISAPTGLTTAAVSDRAWDVIEERDPSSLYTSFLPWKDVSEGFPYTHLAANVAALDGALDLLLDEGLTAVYDRHERAAQRCRQRGGEMGLDLYPAEELSSPTVTAFHVPGRATEIQRTVADRHDITLATGLGDMADDILRVGHMGYNANVGKVERTMDAIEDVLD; encoded by the coding sequence ATGTTGATGACGCCTGGGCCGACCGCGGTGCCCGATCAGGTCAGGGAAGCGATGGCCACCGAGCAGCCAAACCCGGACGTCGACCCCGCCTTCGCTGACCGGTACGAGGCGGTCACCGACAAGCTGTCGAGGGTGTACGGCACCGACGACGACGTCATCGTGATGGGTGGCGAGGGGATCTTGGGGCTAGAAGCCGCCATCGCGTCCACGATCGAGCCGGGCGACGACGTGTTGGTCGTCGCCAACGGTCTCTACGGGGAGGGGTTCGCGAATTTCGTCGAATCCTACGGCGGAAACCCGAAGGTGGTCGCCGCGCCCAGGGGCCAGCCCCTCGACGTCGAAGGGGTGACCGAAGCGCTCGGAACGTCGGACTTCAAAGCCGCGACCATGGTGCACTGCGATACGCCGACGGGCAATCACAACGATATCGAGCCGATACTCGACCGACTGGCGGACCGGGAAATTCTCTCGATCGTCGACGCCGTCTCGTCGCTCGGTGGGACTCCTGTCCCGACGGGAAAGATCGATATCGCGCTTGGGGCCTCACAGAAGGCCATCAGCGCACCGACGGGACTCACCACAGCGGCGGTGAGCGATCGGGCGTGGGACGTCATCGAGGAACGGGACCCCTCATCGCTGTACACGAGCTTCCTCCCCTGGAAAGACGTGAGCGAGGGGTTCCCCTACACGCACCTCGCCGCGAACGTCGCGGCCCTCGACGGGGCCCTCGACCTGCTCCTGGACGAGGGACTCACAGCCGTCTACGATCGCCACGAACGGGCCGCACAACGATGCCGACAGCGGGGTGGCGAGATGGGTCTCGATCTCTACCCCGCCGAGGAGTTGAGTTCCCCGACCGTGACCGCGTTTCACGTGCCGGGGCGCGCGACGGAGATCCAGCGGACCGTCGCCGACCGACACGATATCACCCTCGCGACCGGTCTCGGCGACATGGCCGACGACATCCTCCGGGTCGGCCACATGGGCTACAACGCCAACGTGGGGAAGGTCGAACGAACGATGGACGCAATCGAGGATGTCCTCGACTGA
- a CDS encoding EamA family transporter, with protein sequence MNYVLWAIVAMVSYSFAFLFIKVALRGLPTFTALPISIVTLMVTATTLSTVFGEWRIPEHTTRHVGFAFVGGLFLASAVLGYFQALSAGPVSIVVPIFGMFLVGGATLGIVFLGEPLTAKKALGIAFGAMAVVLIAT encoded by the coding sequence ATGAATTACGTGCTCTGGGCGATCGTGGCGATGGTGAGCTATTCCTTCGCGTTTCTCTTCATCAAGGTCGCGCTCCGAGGGCTCCCCACGTTCACCGCTTTACCGATCTCAATCGTGACGTTGATGGTGACAGCGACGACCCTGTCGACGGTATTCGGTGAGTGGCGTATACCCGAGCACACGACTCGCCACGTTGGATTCGCGTTCGTGGGCGGGCTCTTTCTTGCCAGCGCCGTCCTCGGATATTTCCAGGCACTTTCGGCCGGACCAGTGAGCATCGTCGTGCCGATCTTCGGGATGTTTCTCGTCGGCGGTGCGACCCTGGGGATCGTCTTTTTGGGCGAACCACTCACGGCGAAGAAGGCCCTTGGCATCGCGTTCGGTGCAATGGCGGTCGTACTCATTGCCACCTGA
- a CDS encoding redoxin domain-containing protein, with protein MVETGDDAPDFTAPIANGDIEPFTLSEHLGESPIVLAFFPGAFTSVCTEEMCTFRDEMAQFNDVGATVYGLSVDTPFSLNEFRDQYDLQFGIVSDHAKEIIDAYDVEMDFADMGYYGVAKRSVFVVDADGEITYSWVSDDPGVEPDYEAVEAAAEEAAR; from the coding sequence ATGGTCGAAACAGGCGACGACGCACCCGATTTCACCGCACCGATCGCGAACGGCGACATCGAGCCCTTCACGCTCTCCGAGCACCTCGGGGAGTCTCCGATCGTCCTGGCCTTCTTCCCCGGGGCATTTACGAGCGTCTGCACTGAGGAGATGTGTACCTTCCGCGACGAGATGGCCCAATTCAACGACGTAGGCGCCACGGTCTACGGTCTGAGCGTGGATACGCCCTTCTCGCTCAACGAGTTCCGCGATCAGTACGATCTGCAGTTCGGTATCGTGAGCGACCATGCAAAGGAGATCATCGACGCCTACGACGTGGAGATGGACTTTGCGGACATGGGCTACTACGGCGTCGCAAAGCGCTCGGTCTTCGTCGTCGACGCCGATGGCGAAATCACGTACTCGTGGGTCAGCGACGACCCCGGCGTCGAACCGGACTACGAGGCGGTCGAGGCGGCGGCCGAAGAGGCAGCGCGGTAG
- a CDS encoding HD domain-containing protein yields the protein MSDDNNSSGDRHYDPDADHAFPDERLNAVLETLLSDPEVTAYLEAQNVNPVARLGYNDHGAKHVEIVRNRALRLYELLKRGGVSFNGAADQDLEEADEPVIIALAATLHDIGHVVHRDDHTYYSIPLAADLLDRILPEFYDVTDRVRVKSEVLHAILCHHTEEDPLTTEAGVIRVADALDMEEGRSRIPYERGGRGINTLSSQAIETVALVEGEEAPVLVEIRMRNAAGVYQVDGLLKDKLRDSRLEDDIRIVAVNTGASDDQLVERIEL from the coding sequence ATGAGCGATGACAACAATTCGAGTGGCGACCGCCACTACGACCCCGATGCCGACCACGCCTTTCCAGACGAACGGTTGAACGCGGTGCTGGAGACGCTCCTATCGGATCCCGAGGTGACGGCATATCTCGAAGCCCAGAACGTAAATCCCGTGGCCCGGCTTGGATACAACGACCACGGGGCCAAACACGTCGAGATCGTCCGGAACCGTGCGCTCCGACTGTACGAACTGCTGAAACGCGGCGGCGTCTCCTTCAATGGAGCCGCAGACCAGGACCTCGAGGAGGCCGACGAGCCGGTCATCATCGCCCTCGCCGCGACACTTCACGACATCGGTCACGTCGTCCACCGCGACGATCATACCTACTACTCGATTCCGCTCGCCGCGGACCTCCTCGATAGAATTCTCCCCGAGTTCTACGACGTGACGGACCGGGTTCGCGTGAAATCAGAGGTCCTCCACGCGATCCTCTGTCATCATACCGAGGAGGATCCGCTCACGACGGAGGCAGGGGTCATCAGGGTAGCGGATGCACTCGACATGGAGGAGGGGCGGTCGCGCATCCCCTACGAACGTGGCGGGCGCGGCATCAACACGCTCTCGAGTCAGGCCATCGAGACGGTGGCACTCGTCGAGGGGGAGGAGGCGCCGGTGCTCGTGGAGATACGGATGCGCAACGCAGCCGGCGTCTATCAGGTCGACGGGTTGCTCAAGGACAAACTGCGAGATTCCCGACTGGAAGACGACATTCGCATCGTCGCGGTCAACACCGGCGCGTCGGACGACCAGCTTGTCGAGCGAATCGAGCTGTAA
- a CDS encoding twin-arginine translocase TatA/TatE family subunit → MIDALPLFVGGMPGGMELAVILLIAVLLFGANKIPKLARSTGEAMGEFQKGREEVEQELEEMREGPSSSSETPEDESAEAESESSTET, encoded by the coding sequence ATGATCGACGCACTACCACTGTTCGTGGGCGGCATGCCCGGGGGGATGGAGCTGGCCGTCATCCTGCTGATTGCTGTCTTGCTGTTCGGCGCGAACAAGATTCCGAAGCTCGCCCGATCGACCGGCGAAGCGATGGGAGAATTCCAGAAGGGGCGCGAAGAAGTCGAACAGGAGCTCGAGGAGATGCGGGAGGGACCGTCGTCCAGTTCCGAGACACCCGAAGACGAGTCCGCAGAGGCGGAGTCCGAATCGTCCACCGAAACGTAA
- a CDS encoding MFS transporter: MSSGRDTSDSDRRSTTATVGVILGASLISMGLAAFEIVPASVTPMIRESLQIGPSLAGLIVSIMFGIAVLTSLPAGIVLDRTNSRVAIAAATFVLLIAGGWAWYAGVNGEYWSVILSRAFAGVAYVVVWNAGIDVVSRGVSFSNQATAVSVFTASGPLGFALGQGAGPIVARHFGWPAIFLVFNGITVLGLVIFWPASTGLGRSEGAAPSLQEFRTVIQSRDVWTVGFLGFLSYSLYLFVNTWGSSYLTEEIGLTLAVSGFLVAAFPAVGVISRIGGGFLSDRLFESRRRPILYGSFGLAAPLLLLFTHVRSIPVLAGVLLLSGFAIQLSLGLTFTYVRELVDIRVAATAVAFQTSIGLTGAFLSPIAGGVVVEKAGFGTAFFLAGVLAIVGILVTKSAQEPTRL, encoded by the coding sequence ATGTCTTCCGGACGCGATACTTCCGATTCCGATCGACGAAGTACCACGGCCACTGTCGGGGTCATTCTCGGAGCGAGTCTCATCTCTATGGGTCTTGCAGCATTTGAGATCGTTCCCGCGAGCGTTACGCCGATGATCCGCGAATCGCTGCAAATCGGCCCCTCTCTCGCCGGGTTGATCGTTAGCATCATGTTCGGAATTGCCGTTCTGACGAGTCTCCCCGCCGGTATCGTCCTCGATCGAACGAATTCCAGAGTGGCGATTGCCGCCGCGACGTTCGTCCTGTTGATCGCGGGAGGGTGGGCCTGGTACGCGGGGGTGAATGGTGAGTACTGGTCCGTTATCCTTTCGAGAGCGTTTGCCGGCGTCGCTTATGTGGTCGTCTGGAACGCCGGAATTGACGTCGTAAGCCGGGGAGTGAGTTTTTCGAACCAGGCGACGGCCGTCAGCGTGTTTACGGCGAGTGGACCGTTAGGATTCGCACTCGGGCAGGGCGCAGGGCCCATCGTCGCCCGCCACTTCGGGTGGCCGGCAATATTCCTGGTGTTCAATGGCATCACCGTTCTCGGTCTGGTAATTTTCTGGCCGGCGAGCACGGGGTTAGGTCGAAGTGAGGGCGCCGCGCCATCATTACAAGAATTCAGAACCGTCATCCAGTCCCGGGACGTCTGGACGGTTGGATTTCTGGGTTTCCTTTCGTATTCGCTGTATCTGTTCGTGAACACCTGGGGGTCGTCGTATCTCACCGAGGAGATTGGCCTCACACTGGCAGTAAGCGGCTTTCTCGTCGCAGCATTCCCCGCTGTCGGCGTCATATCGCGGATCGGGGGCGGGTTCCTCTCGGATCGATTGTTCGAGAGTCGGCGCCGACCGATTCTGTACGGGTCGTTCGGGCTGGCGGCACCGCTCTTGTTACTGTTCACCCACGTGCGCTCCATTCCAGTGCTCGCGGGTGTCCTTCTTCTCTCGGGGTTCGCGATTCAGCTCAGTCTCGGGCTGACGTTCACGTACGTAAGAGAGCTGGTCGATATACGCGTTGCAGCCACGGCAGTTGCCTTCCAGACGAGCATCGGTCTGACCGGCGCCTTTCTCTCGCCGATAGCCGGCGGAGTCGTCGTCGAAAAGGCTGGATTCGGGACGGCGTTTTTCCTCGCTGGAGTGCTCGCCATCGTCGGGATTCTGGTCACGAAGAGTGCCCAGGAGCCGACACGGCTGTGA